CCATCTCCCATTTTATTAATCAATTAGCACTCCCCAAACCAATACATCATCAACCTGTGTTGTACGACTTTCGTTCATCCAACCATAAAAATTCCTATCCAACAACTCATATTGCTTTCCCATATCATGATGATGAATTTCTTCTAATAAGTTACGGAAACGATGAGCCATAAAACGTTTATTCTTCGGTCCACCAAACTGGTCTTTATATCCATCAGAATAAAGGTAAACTTGTGTTGGCACTTTGATACTGATCTCATGGCTCTTGAATGGTTTATGAAACATTTCTCCTCCAATCGAACGCTTCACTCCCTTAATCATATTCAACTCTCCATTCTGGATATAACAAATTGAATGTCTAGCACCTGAAAAACTCAACTTTTTACTAACAGGATCATACACACACAATGACACGTCCATTCCATCATTGTTATAACCTTGCTGTTGTTTCAGTGTATCAACTATCCGTAAATGAAGGTACTCCAATATTCGGGCAGGATCAGTGACCCTATCATTTCTCACAATATCATCTAGCCCACTACTTGCCAACATGCTCATTAACGCACCAGGAACCCCATGTCCTGTACAATCAACAGCCGCCCAAAAAACTAACCCTTCAAAATTCAACAGCCAATAGAAATCTCCACTAATCAGGTCCAATGGCTTGAAGTAAACAAAACTTCCTTTAAAGTTTTGGTTGATATCTTCCTTAGTAGGGAAAAGTGCTTCCTGTATCCGGCATGCATAGTTGATACTTTGAGTGATCTGCTCATTTTTCAACTCAATTCTTCCATATGCCTCTTGCAAAGCATTATTACTTGCCAATAACTCCTCATTAACTTGACTTAGCTCTTCTGAATGTTCAATCAACTCAGTTTCCCTCTCCTTCAGCTCCTTATTTTTCGTCTGTAGAACTTTGTTCACTTTCAGCCCATACCTTCTTTGTCGATAGAAAAATATGGCCAAAAGTGTCAGAATAAATGAGATTCCTCCAAAAGTTAAGGTAGCATTATGCTCCTGCTTTAATCTTATTTGTTGTAAGTCTTGCTCTTTTCGAAGCAAAGCATTTTCCTTTTCCGTATTTGACAAATCATACTCAGCCTGCAGTTCTGCGATTTGTTTTGCCTTCTCTAAGTTATAGATGGAATCTTTAAGGTTTAAAAATCGCTGAACCTGCTCTAGCGCTTTAAATTGATTCACTGAAGACAGTACCACTTTGTTTTCCAACTCCATCAGTTCCAAAATGACACTTTTCGCTCCCATTTCTTCAGCTAAAGGGTAAGCTTTTGATACAAGCTTACTAGCCGCTACATAATCCTTTTGCTTGTAAAGAGTTTCCGACAAGCTTTTGTAGCACTCCAATAACCCTCGTTTGTCATTTATCTGCTGATACAGCGCAAGTGCTTCCCTAAATAGCTCTGTTGCTTTCTGATAAATCTTTCTCTTATGATGCCAATAACCTAAATCTGCCAGTACTTCAGCCTCTCTTCTCACATCTCCTAAATCTCTGCATAGCTGTAAGGCTTCCGTATAATGATCAAAGCTAAGGCTATAGTTTTCTATATTCAGGTACAGATCACCCAATGCACTTAGCGTTACTGCCATTCCTTTTTTATCACCTACTTTCTTTCGCAACTCCAGGGACTGATTCAGGTACTTGAGTGAAAGTTTATGGTCTTCTAATGTAGAATAAACTAACCCAATATTATACAGCGTCACCCCTCGGTCCTGATCGCTCACACCTAGCTTTTCAGAAAGGCGTAAATCCTTGAAATAATACTCAATGGCTTTCTTGTATTCACCTTTTCGCTCATACAATGTCCCTAAGTTATTATATGAAAAAGACACCCCTTCTTCATCCCCTATTTCTTGACGTATTGCTAATGCTGCATTGTAATAATGAAATGCTGAATCATACTTAGCCAAATGGCTATAAATACTTCCTATTCTGCCTAAGATATTCCCTCTATTAATTGGCTCTGTTTCTAAATCATATGCCTGTCTATAATTCAAAAGGGCCTTTTCATATGCACCCTCTGCTTTATAAGTCAGTCCTACAAGCGAAAGCGCTCGTCCATACAGCTGATCACTTTTTAGCTGCTTGGCTACATTTTTCGCCTCATATGCATACCTTCTTGCCAATTTGATGTCACTGCGACACAGCGTATATGATAAGTCTGCCAGAATCTTATACCTCTCCGTTCCCGTAAGGTCCTGCTGTTTTAACAGCATTGATAGACTATCTACCTTGGATAGTTGTCCAATTCCATTAAAAGCTTGCAGTAAAAAAATGAATATGAAAAAGCAGGTTACTTTCCCTGATGCTATTCTCAACATTGATTAAAATACTTGGGTTATTAACATTATTTCATCCCTCAAGGATTTGAGGGTATATACCATGTAATTTCCCTCGTAATGATAAAGCTATAAATTTTTCTGTTGATTAATGACAACTCTATCAGTAAAAGTATTCGTACTTTTGTACAAACACCTTCAATATCAATCAATAATGTTTAAACTTTTATTTATACAAAAAAAACCTTTGAAGGCTGTTCCTCCAAAGGTTTTCGTATTGTTATTCTGTTAAGTTTACTTTCAAGTTATAATCTATCAAGGACTGTGTTCCTACTACAGGCACATCCACTGATTGATGTTTCTCCTCAGCTACTCTAGCTGCTGAGTTTGGACTGATGTCTTCTAAAGCGGCTCGTAACCTTGATTCGCTAACACTTCCCAAGGGAACGTCTATCCAATCTCTCGCATCACTAATATCTGGTGCAATCCCATCACCATAATCTCCATCTCCATTCACATCAGTCACTCTAAAAGAGATAGGGAAAAAGTCATATCCTTCTTCCTGAATTAAAATAGATCCTACGTTTTTCCCATATGTTGTCTGACCAACAGTAATAACATCCATATAAGGGCGAAGGTTATGAATGGTCAGCTCACTAGCTGATGCTGTCCCACCACCTGTGATGACATACAATTTATCCAAATCCAAACCTAACTGAGTCTGAGGACTAAAAGTAACTACTGCATTTTCTGAAGAGTATTCTTCATTAAAAATTTCTCTTAACAGTATATCATCAGTAGTCCCTTTTCCATAAATCAAGCTAGCCAAATGTCTTGCTACACTTACACTCCCCCCTCCATTATACCGAAGATCAAGTACCAAATACCTTACATTTTCTTGCTTGAACTCTGAAAAAGCATCATTTAAAGCAGAAATTGAAGCTTCTTCATATGCATCAAACAACAAATAACCTATTTTATTTCCGTTCCAACTTATCACCTGATGCTCACTCACATACTCTACATCCAGTATTTCTGAAGCCACTGACACCGATCTTTCATCTCCTCCACTAAGGTTTGTCAATTTCAAGTCAAAAGACCTTAATACCCTTTCACTAAGTGCCAATGCTGTATTCAAACTGGCAGTGGCTCCATCTATTTCACTAATAACATCACCACGTGTAACACCAGCCAAATCAGCTGGAGAGCCTTTTAATACATGAACAACATAAATGCGACCACTACTTACCCCCCAAATAATACCTGTCCCTACATCTTTACTACTAGCAATACGGGCATTATCTGGCTCAGATTGGATAATAAAACTAAACCGATCTTCTTCACTTTTAAAAGCATCAACAAGATCTTGTGGATTTTCATAGCTTGCTAATTTTTCATTACTTAGAGTAGGTGTTTCATCCGCCCACAGGTACAGTGAATGCATTACATCATCTACTAATAAGTTAATAGCAGGAATTTCAGAATTACTTACTCCATCTTTCCCCAAAGCTTCAGTATCCACAGTAACTTCTTCCCCATCTGAGTCAGAACAGGCTGCTATTAAAAAAGCTATTACAAGAAAATAGAATAGTGAAAAGTAATTTTTCATAATTGTTCAGCTAGTTTTTGAGTGTTGGATATAGGAATCCCCACTGATAACAATGGAGAACCTGTAACTATTCATTTTATTTAAAAAAATTTAATGTTAGAGTAGATTCTTTCAGCCAATGTAGAGAGACAAACTCCATACATTAGCAACGTAATTTTCACTCAAACTGTTAAGGCAATCATATCCATTCTTTGATTTCAAACCGCATTCAACGGCTTAATTTGTAGAATACACTTGTCTTTGCCAACAGATGACAAAAACCAAATCTTACTAAGCTCAAAGAATAACACCAGTTACTTTTAAGCAAAAAAATGCGACAGATTACGCTAAAACGGAGATTGGTAAAAAAATAATCCATCTATTCTTTGATGACGTAATTCACTTTCAACTGTTCAGTAACTAAAAAGGCTATCAGATATTTTATCTGATAGCCTCTTGTTCTAAAAAAATTATAATGCCTCTCCAAGCAAGGTTGCCGAAGTACAATCATGTACTTTCACTTCCGCATACTCTCCTGGCTTATAGTGCTTTTTAGGGAATACCACCACTTTGTTGGCTGTATTTCTACCTTGCAAGTGCTCATCTGAACGTTTTGAATATCCCTCAATCAATACTTTAAACGTCTTACCAATATCTCTTTGGTTACGTTCAAGAGAATATTCATTCTGTTTGTTAATAATTTCGCTCAGGCGGCGCTTTTTCACATCCAAAGCAATGTCATCCTCGAACTTCTTGGCAGCCAAGGTTCCTGGACGTTCTGAGTAGTAGAACATATAACTGAAATCATACTTTACATAATCCATCAGTGTCAATGTATCTTGGTGCTCCTCTTCTGTTTCAGTACAGAAACCTGCAATCATATCAGAAGAAATGCCACAGTCCTCCCCTAATATTCTTCGAATTGCATCAACACGACCAATGTACCACTCACGGTCGTAAGTACGGTTCATTATATCTAAAACACGACTATTTCCTGACTGAGCAGGCAAGTGAATATACTTACAGATATTCTCATATTTAGCCATTACATGCAACACCTCGTCAGTCATATCCTTAGGATGAGATGTAGAGAAACGAACACGTAAATCAGGAGAAACTTGAGCTACCATTTCAAGCAAGTTCGCAAAGTTTACAATCTCGACTTCATCGCCTTTCTTCTCTATTTTCTCTAGCCTAGCCTTATTATTTTGCTCTTCTGCCCATTTGTAAGAGTCTACATTCTGCCCAAGCAATGTCACTTCCTTGTAACCTTTATCAAACAACTCCTTTGCTTCTGCTACAATCGAATGTGGATCACGGCTACGCTCACGACCTCTTGTAAATGGTACCACACAGAATGAACACATGTTATCACAACCTCTCATAATTGAGATAAATGCTGTAATACCGTTAGAATTTAACCTAACTGGGCTAATATCTGCATATGTTTCTTCTCTTGACAAGAATACGTTTACGCCTTTCTCTCCACCATCTACTTCCTGTACCAACTTTGGAAGGTCACGGTAAGCATCTGGCCCGGCTACAATATCTACAATCTTTTCTTCTTCAAGCAGCTGTTCTTTCAAGCGTTCTGCCATACAACCCAAAACGCCGATTACCATACCTGGGCGCTTATCTTTTACCGCATTGAAATACTTCAGTCTCTTTCGTACTGTTTGCTCCGCCTTATCACGGATAGAACAGGTATTCAAGAATACCAAATCAGCATCTTCCACATTGGAAGTAGTACCGAAGTTTGCCTCCTTCATAACGGAAGCGACAATTTCAGAGTCAGAAAAATTCATCTGACATCCATAGCTTTCGATGTACAACTTGCGCTGCCCTTGCTCGGCAGTGTTTTCAGATACTCTTACGCCACAAGCATCTACATCCTTTTTCTCATCCTTTACAAGGCTGATATCCTTGATTAATTCACTCATCTTATCAGAGTTTTTGACAGAAGTTAAGATTTTCAGTCTCAACCCAGTTCCACAAACATATGTTTAACAACAGCCAACTGTATTACAATTACTTAAGTCTAGCAACCATAATATCAGCTAACCAGCTCTTATGAAATATCCTGCAAATTTAGAAAAAGCTTACGGGTAGGACAATAACGTTATCCCTTCAATTAAAAGAGATAACGCTATTAGAATCTAATTTAGAAAGAATAAAAATAGCAGAAGGTTATTTTCCTTCCTGCTGAAGAAGCCACAGTCTGATGTAACGACTAGCTACTGCATAAGACTGGAGGTAAGAAATAATGAAACCAACTACACCATCTCTATAGCCTTTCTGTATAAAAAAGTGCTTAAAAAAACGAAAAGTTGGCTTAAGCATCAAATGGGAAAAATTCACCTTATGGACTTTATTCTGATAGTCCACAGCTTGCCACTTGGCATACTGATTCAGTTTACTAATGTAATGATCAAGGCTCACATAAGTATAATGAAGCATTTTATGCTTTAACTCTCCTATCTTACGATCTTTTACCTCAATCTCCTCATGCACTCGTTTGTCTTCATAACGACAAGTACTTTTTCGAAATAACCTTACCACTTTATCATTCTGCCAACCACTATAGTTTACTTCTTGTCCCATAAAGTGATTCTGTCTATAAATCCAAAATCCATCTTCTTTTGGGTCTGAAGCTAAAATCCCTTGTATCTCTGCTTTCAACTCTGGTGTAATACGTTCATCAGCATCTACCAACAATATCCACTCATTTGATGCCTGAGGAATTGCCCAGTTTTTTTGAGATGAAGGATAATCAAACTCTCTCATCAAGATGCAATTTGTATGTTTGCTTGCTAATTCTACTGTACGATCAGTACTATAAGAATCCACTACAATCACTTCATCTGCAAACGATACTGATTCCAGTACTGCCTCTATGTTGTGCTCCTCATTTCCTGTAGGAATGATTGCTGTTAACTTTTGCATATCAAGGTATTTCAGATAGTTATATTTTTCTTAGCCAGTAACAAATACATTGTTGTACTCCTATTTTTTTATCAGTTTATAGTTTTTGTAACCACCAATCAGCCTTCCTCCCAAGAATTTCTCTTCAAGAAAAGAAAGTATTCTATACTTTAGTTTTTCATGCTTTTTTAAGTCACGGTTAATTGCTGTAGGGCCTGAAAAACGTAATTTATCTTTCCAATCAAGCTGTTTAATTTTGTCTTGCATTAAAGCAGGGTGACTTCCTTTGAATACTTTCGCACGATCCAAACGGCCATAATCATAGGCATGTCTGAATTCCTCATAGTCATCCGCATTAAACCCTTTCCCTTTATAATTTGTATTAATGTGTCTTGTCTTTTGGGTCATAAGTTCTGGAGGTCGTACCCATCCATAATGATAGATATCAGCGTCAATCTCGACTACCTTTAACTTCTCAGCTCCTTCTTTAGAATGGTAACTTACACCGTCAAAATTCGGAATTTTCCTAAACGATTGTGCATCTCTAAATGAATGAACATCTGGTAGGTTACGAACAATTCTGATTTCATTTGGGTACCAGCAATGATTTCTAAAGTAGTGTTCATAATCACCATAAAAATGCATATAACGGAAAAGTAAGCCTTCAACATCAGGATCATCAACATATTTGCTACAAGCATCAAGAATTTTTTGATGATCTTTCTCGTGTACAGCTTCGTCACCTTGAATATAAAAAAGCCAATCACCTGTACATGCTTTCATAGCAATATCCGTCTGCTGAGCGTAAACTGTTCCATTAGGGTATTTATCAAGATCCCAAACAGTATTAATGACTCTGATCTTATCAGAGCCAATACTTTCGAGCATTCCCAAAGTATTATCATCAGGGTCATTATCCCCAACAGCTATCACAAACTCATCCACGATATCCAATATCGATAATATAGATTCTTTTACAGGATAGTATAGTTTTGTTGTATTTTTTAAAAATGTAAATCCACTGATTTTCATCACCAAAGATGTCTTAGAGTATGTCTTTAATATTTCTTTCCTCAAGCTATCCTACATTCACAAAAGAACATGTCTAACTTAGATTCTTATTATATCATAATAATAGGATACTTATTTGTATCTCCTTGTATCGGAAAATTCACAGCAATCATTACCTAAAACTGTGAATCAATCAATTATATCTTGCTTTATTACAAAACAGAAATCCACGCAAAGCTAACCATTTTTTTAGTTTTCTATCCTTAGATTCTGACAGTTACATGAAATATAACATCGGTTTTCTATTATTTAATCTTGAATATGTCGTAATTTGCGCCCTCCAAATCAATAAACGTCTCAATTAGGTATACTGAGTGGGATAACACCTTTCTGAGGTGGGCTATGAAAGATAAAGAAGGACAATGAAGACATATCTTAGACTAATAGACTTTGCAAAGCCACTCGGAGGCTTTATAGCACCATATTTAATTCTAACAACCTTGGCAAGTATTTTCAGTCTAGCGAACTTCGCTATGCTAATGCCTTTGTTAGATATACTTTTCGGAAATATTGACAGCTCTACAATTCCTGCACACCCTCTAACACTAGATGATTTTGAGTTATCAACATCCTTCATCAAAAATTATGGATATCAGGAATTCGGAAGGATTATAGAGCAACAAGGACCTCTTACAGCACTTTTAGCTCTATGTTCTATTACTATTTCCGCTTCCATTTTCGCTAATATTTTCCGTTACATGGCGCGCCGTATGGCTGAACGCCTAAAGGGCAAAACCATCGCCAATATCCGTCAAGCGATGTATGATAAAGTACTGTCTCTGGATATAGGCTTTTTCAACAACCAAAGACGTGGAGATATTGTATCAAGGTCTACTAACGACATTTTTGCTGTAGAAGCTTCTATCACACAGTCTTTAACAACATTTGTCCGTGAGCCTATCAACCTAATTGTGTTCTTTTGGGCACTATTTAGTATGTCTCCTCAGCTAACACTTTTCACGCTGGCACTTATTCCTGTATCAGGTGGAGGTATTTCGTTTATTGCCAAAAAACTTAAAAAGCATTCTAAAGATGTCCAAAGTATTTCTTCCTCTTTGGTTAGTATTTTAGATGAAACAATTGGTGGCATGAGGGTTATAAAAGCCTTTAATGCAGAAGGGTTTGTAAACGGCAAATACCAAGAAGAAAACGACAAGTATATGAACTCATTCACAAAAGAGGCTAACCGTAGGGAACTAGCTTCTCCATTTTCAGAAGTGATGGGGGTTACTTTTGTTGCCGTTCTTCTTTATTATGGAGGAAAACTTGTGCTAGATGAAAGTAGCTCAGCTCCTCTTGAGGCTAGTCAGTTCATTGGTTATATTGTACTCTTTACTCAGGTATTGAACCCTGCAAAGGCTATTTCCAATACTATCGGGGTAATTCAAAGAGGCTTAGCAGCTGGTGAAAGACTATTGGAATTCATGGAAGTTGAACCTGCTATCAAGGATTCTGAACCATTGAAAGAACTAACAGAATTCAAAGGTTCAATTGAATTCAAAAATGTACACTTCGCATATGGAGATAATAAAGTCCTAAAAGGTATCAACCTATCTATTGAAAAAGGTAAAACGGTTGCCCTTGTAGGGCCTTCTGGAGGAGGTAAATCAACTATCGCCGATCTGATTCCGAGATTCTATGATGTTACGGAAGGTGAAATTCTAATTGACGGTGTCAATATAAAAGAATACTCACTTGACTCACTAAGACGTGTCATGGGAGTGGTGACACAGGAATCGATTCTTTTCCACGACAGCATCTTCAATAATATAGCATTTGGAGCTAATAATGCTTCAAAAGATAATGTGATGCAAGCTGCCAAAATTGCCAATGCTCATGAGTTCATCGAAAAATCAGAAGATGGGTACAATACTGTAATTGGCGAAAGAGGCACTAAACTTTCAGGAGGACAACGTCAGCGCCTTAGTATTGCTAGAGCCGTATTTAAGAACCCTCCAATTCTTATTTTAGATGAAGCAACGTCAGCTTTGGATACTGAATCTGAAAAACTGGTACAAGATGCCATTACACATCTGATGAAAAATCGCACCTCATTGGTAATTGCACATAGACTAAGTACTATTCAAGATGCTGATGAGATCATAGTTATTAAAGATGGTGGAGTTGTAGAACGTGGTACTCACAATGCACTGATGCAACACGACGATGGAGTCTACAAAAAACTACAAGACTTACAATCCATCAGCTAATCAGTATCGGCCGGTTTCAAACAAGACTCCGGCCGGTTTCTTTATAAAATAGCACAAGTCTCTTATTTTGTTAGAATAAAGTTCTAAACAAATTGACTTCATCTACTACAAAAATGAAGACAGCAATCATAATCGGCACCACCGGCTTGGTAGGTTCGTCACTGCTCAAGCAACTTCTAGACTCTGACCAATACAGTACAGTAATTTCAGTGGGAAGAAGAATGTCAGGGCAAAAACATGAAAAACTACAAGAGCTAGTTACCAACCTAGATAACATCTCTGACTTAGAACTAAGTGTTACTCCTGATATTGCATTCTGTTGTTTAGGTACAACCATGAAAAAAGCAGGATCCAAAGAAGCCTTCTACAAAGTAGACTACAAGTATGTTGAAGCTTTCGCTAACTGGGCCAAACAACATGATGTAAAAGTCTTTTCTGTAATCTCAGCAATGGGAGCAGACCCTGAGTCATTCTTCTATTATAATCAGGTAAAAGGAAAAATTGAAGAGAACCTTTCTGATATCGGATTCGATGCTTTACATATTTTTAGACCGTCATTATTACTAGGTGACCGTGAAGAGCTACGAATCGGAGAAGATATTGGTAAACTTCTCAATAGTATACTCAGTCCTGTTATTCCTAAAAGGTATAAAGGAATAAAAGCCTTTAACGTTGCCAAAGTAATGCTTCTTAAATCAATTGAAGCCACATTAGGAACTCACATTTTCCCATCTGATGAGATTCAAAACATAGCCAGTCAATTGACTGAAAATGCCAAATAACTCTAAATAGGAGTTATTTGGCTACATTCTACTTTAACATCTCTTCAATTTATCTCATCTACTTTCCGATACTTTATAAGGCTTTGTTAAAAGACCAACAGCTATCTCAAAAGAAAGGAAATGTTTGTCTTCCATCTCTGACATAAAAGCTGATACTCTATCAGTCTTTTCGCAGCTTATTGAAAAACTTTAAGATTAATTCGCTACACTCCTCTTCTAATACACCTGTTAAAATTTCCGTTTTAGGGTGAAGTACAGAAGGGCTTAACCTACTATATCCTCTTTTATCATCTTTGGCTCCATAAACCAAACGACCCAACTGTGACCAGAACGTCGCTCCAGAACACATAACGCAAGGCTCTAACGTAACATATAATGTACAATCTGATAGATACCGGGAGCCTAAATGCTCAGAAGCACTGGTGATTGCCACCATCTCTGCATGAGCAGTTGCATCATTTAGACGAATCGTCTGATTATACCCTTTCCCTATTATTTTTCCTTTACATACGACTACCGCCCCTACAGGAATCTCTCCTTCTTCGGCAGCTTTGTGCGCTTCTCTAAGAGCTACACCCATATAATACTCATCATCCAACATATTTCAATAATTCAATTTTTCCTCTTAATCAAATACCCTATCAGCAGTTATGTACTACAAGCATACAAATATTGACTTTCCTAATTACACCCACAAACTCTACCACCAAGCATACTACATCATATTCTCCCATTTATAGAATAAAAAAATGCTGTTAAAGAAATTATTAATTATATGATAAGTACACACAAACACATGAAGAATAATTCATAATTAAATATTACAGTATAACCTCACCACCATAATTGCACTTTTCTAATACTAATCATTTGTTAGTCAACACCGATCATACTCTTTGAAAAATTCCAGTTTGGAGTGAAATAGTTATATATCAGCCATTTCCGACTACCATTGTACACTATGTTGACAGATGGAAAAACAGCGTTTTAGATAAACTAGCAAGATTCATCGGTCAACTTCCTTAATTATTAGACCAAGAAATTTAGAAAATTTTGATTTAGAGCGCCTTTTACAAAGATTTACAAAGGAGAAAAAACGAAAACAATGGATACCCACAGCACTTGTACAAAAGCCTCTCTCTCAAATGTTAAAATTTGGCTTTTTAGGGTAAAACCAAAGAATTAAAAGACTAAAACAACAATACCATTATTACTGCATCGTTAACTTAATGTATCTGACCATGAAAAAGTACAAAATCAGTGATTGCGAATTGATTAACCAGTATAAAAACGGGAATGAAGCTGCTTTTGAAACCTTATTAAAAAGACATAAGAATAAGTTATTCACAAGCATCTATCTGATCGTTAAAGATACTTATGTCGCTGAAGATCTTCTTCAAGACACTTTCATTAAAGCAATCAATACGATTAAGTCAGGAAGATACAATGAAGAAGGTAAGTTTCTTCCTTGGATTTCCAGAATTGCCCACAATATGGCGATAGACTATTTCAGAAAGCAGAAACGTTACCCAACCATTATTATGGAAGATGGAAGCAACGTTTTCAATACACTGGAATTTTCAGAAGACTCTATTGAGGACATCAAGATCAAGCACGAAACTCATGCTACAATTAGAGAGCTTGTGAAGAAACTACCTGAAGCCCAAAGAGAGGTGCTAGTGATGCGTCACTACATGCAGATGAGCTTTCAGGAAATTGCTGAATCTACTGATGTAAGCATCAACACTGCTTTGGGAAGAATGAGATATGCGCTAATCAACTTGCGCAAGATGATGAATCAAAGCTCAGAACCCCATGCCATCAACAAAACAAAAACAACACCTGGATCTACTAATTAAACACCTCTACAAAGAATTAGAGGAAACAGATCTGAACGACTTAGACAGAGAAATGATCTCTGAAGAGACATTGCAAGATGATTTCTTTAGCCTGCTAGACTTAAAAAACCAACTAGACCAGACAGAGCTTAAACCGAGCAACAATACGATTAAGAACATTCTTAAGTACTCTCGGTCCTGTAGTTCTGTCACTAAATGATGCAGTAAGATTTCATTATCAATAAAAAATTAAAGGCAAGAAGCTTTATAGTCTTCTTGCCTTTTTCTTTTCTATATTTTATTCACCTTCAAGAAGGTTTCAATATCATCCGTCTTTCCAAATAAAATCAAAGTATCACTACTGTTAAGAACAGTACTTAACTGTGGCCTTGACAGCAAATGATCTTCTTTTTCGATAATCCCTCTCAAATCAGATGAAGGCATTTCGTAACTTCTTCTAATACAGATTAGCCTAAGTTCATAGCTTTCCTCAAAGTCAATCTCATCAACAGTTCTGCCATGTACTTTTGGTGGGACTTTAACCTGAACAATTTCATACCCATCAGGCAAACCCATTGAAGATTGACGCTCTGGTGTTATCATTTGTTCTGCCACCATAACCCCTACCTGCTTTTCAGGAGAAATAATCTCTTTCACTTGAAGCTTCTCCAAGATTTTTTTCTGCTGATCACTAACAGCTCTGGCTACAATCCTATTGACTCCTAGTTCTTGTAAAAGTACAGTTGTCAGAAGCAGGCCTTCTACATTTTCTCCAATTGCGACCAAAACTGCATCCATCTCAGCAATATTCTGAGATTTTAGAGCCTTGATATCTGTAGAGTCCAAAGCCACAGCATAAGCCACATCATCCTTGACCATCT
This portion of the Limibacter armeniacum genome encodes:
- a CDS encoding tetratricopeptide repeat protein, which codes for MLRIASGKVTCFFIFIFLLQAFNGIGQLSKVDSLSMLLKQQDLTGTERYKILADLSYTLCRSDIKLARRYAYEAKNVAKQLKSDQLYGRALSLVGLTYKAEGAYEKALLNYRQAYDLETEPINRGNILGRIGSIYSHLAKYDSAFHYYNAALAIRQEIGDEEGVSFSYNNLGTLYERKGEYKKAIEYYFKDLRLSEKLGVSDQDRGVTLYNIGLVYSTLEDHKLSLKYLNQSLELRKKVGDKKGMAVTLSALGDLYLNIENYSLSFDHYTEALQLCRDLGDVRREAEVLADLGYWHHKRKIYQKATELFREALALYQQINDKRGLLECYKSLSETLYKQKDYVAASKLVSKAYPLAEEMGAKSVILELMELENKVVLSSVNQFKALEQVQRFLNLKDSIYNLEKAKQIAELQAEYDLSNTEKENALLRKEQDLQQIRLKQEHNATLTFGGISFILTLLAIFFYRQRRYGLKVNKVLQTKNKELKERETELIEHSEELSQVNEELLASNNALQEAYGRIELKNEQITQSINYACRIQEALFPTKEDINQNFKGSFVYFKPLDLISGDFYWLLNFEGLVFWAAVDCTGHGVPGALMSMLASSGLDDIVRNDRVTDPARILEYLHLRIVDTLKQQQGYNNDGMDVSLCVYDPVSKKLSFSGARHSICYIQNGELNMIKGVKRSIGGEMFHKPFKSHEISIKVPTQVYLYSDGYKDQFGGPKNKRFMAHRFRNLLEEIHHHDMGKQYELLDRNFYGWMNESRTTQVDDVLVWGVLID
- a CDS encoding S41 family peptidase — its product is MKNYFSLFYFLVIAFLIAACSDSDGEEVTVDTEALGKDGVSNSEIPAINLLVDDVMHSLYLWADETPTLSNEKLASYENPQDLVDAFKSEEDRFSFIIQSEPDNARIASSKDVGTGIIWGVSSGRIYVVHVLKGSPADLAGVTRGDVISEIDGATASLNTALALSERVLRSFDLKLTNLSGGDERSVSVASEILDVEYVSEHQVISWNGNKIGYLLFDAYEEASISALNDAFSEFKQENVRYLVLDLRYNGGGSVSVARHLASLIYGKGTTDDILLREIFNEEYSSENAVVTFSPQTQLGLDLDKLYVITGGGTASASELTIHNLRPYMDVITVGQTTYGKNVGSILIQEEGYDFFPISFRVTDVNGDGDYGDGIAPDISDARDWIDVPLGSVSESRLRAALEDISPNSAARVAEEKHQSVDVPVVGTQSLIDYNLKVNLTE
- a CDS encoding glycosyltransferase family 2 protein, giving the protein MQKLTAIIPTGNEEHNIEAVLESVSFADEVIVVDSYSTDRTVELASKHTNCILMREFDYPSSQKNWAIPQASNEWILLVDADERITPELKAEIQGILASDPKEDGFWIYRQNHFMGQEVNYSGWQNDKVVRLFRKSTCRYEDKRVHEEIEVKDRKIGELKHKMLHYTYVSLDHYISKLNQYAKWQAVDYQNKVHKVNFSHLMLKPTFRFFKHFFIQKGYRDGVVGFIISYLQSYAVASRYIRLWLLQQEGK
- a CDS encoding glycosyltransferase family protein, encoding MKISGFTFLKNTTKLYYPVKESILSILDIVDEFVIAVGDNDPDDNTLGMLESIGSDKIRVINTVWDLDKYPNGTVYAQQTDIAMKACTGDWLFYIQGDEAVHEKDHQKILDACSKYVDDPDVEGLLFRYMHFYGDYEHYFRNHCWYPNEIRIVRNLPDVHSFRDAQSFRKIPNFDGVSYHSKEGAEKLKVVEIDADIYHYGWVRPPELMTQKTRHINTNYKGKGFNADDYEEFRHAYDYGRLDRAKVFKGSHPALMQDKIKQLDWKDKLRFSGPTAINRDLKKHEKLKYRILSFLEEKFLGGRLIGGYKNYKLIKK
- the miaB gene encoding tRNA (N6-isopentenyl adenosine(37)-C2)-methylthiotransferase MiaB, which codes for MSELIKDISLVKDEKKDVDACGVRVSENTAEQGQRKLYIESYGCQMNFSDSEIVASVMKEANFGTTSNVEDADLVFLNTCSIRDKAEQTVRKRLKYFNAVKDKRPGMVIGVLGCMAERLKEQLLEEEKIVDIVAGPDAYRDLPKLVQEVDGGEKGVNVFLSREETYADISPVRLNSNGITAFISIMRGCDNMCSFCVVPFTRGRERSRDPHSIVAEAKELFDKGYKEVTLLGQNVDSYKWAEEQNNKARLEKIEKKGDEVEIVNFANLLEMVAQVSPDLRVRFSTSHPKDMTDEVLHVMAKYENICKYIHLPAQSGNSRVLDIMNRTYDREWYIGRVDAIRRILGEDCGISSDMIAGFCTETEEEHQDTLTLMDYVKYDFSYMFYYSERPGTLAAKKFEDDIALDVKKRRLSEIINKQNEYSLERNQRDIGKTFKVLIEGYSKRSDEHLQGRNTANKVVVFPKKHYKPGEYAEVKVHDCTSATLLGEAL